In Kitasatospora sp. NA04385, a single genomic region encodes these proteins:
- a CDS encoding response regulator transcription factor: MRLLLVEDEVRLAQSLADGLRADGYAVDVAGDGVSGLAQAGAVRYAAVVLDLMLPGLNGYRVCRALRQAENPVPVLILTAKSGEWDEAEALDCGADDFLRKPFSYVVLAARLRALIRRGAAGRSAVLAVGDLTVDPAARRCTVGGTGLRLTAKEFGVLECLARRPGQAVPKPEILDSVWDTAFRGDLNIVEVYVAALRRKLAAARARCVIETVRGVGYRLVP, from the coding sequence ATGAGGCTCCTACTGGTCGAGGACGAGGTACGGCTGGCGCAGTCGCTCGCCGACGGGCTGCGCGCCGACGGCTACGCGGTCGACGTGGCGGGCGACGGCGTGAGCGGCCTGGCGCAGGCCGGGGCGGTCCGGTACGCGGCGGTGGTGCTCGACCTGATGCTCCCCGGGCTCAACGGCTACCGGGTCTGCCGGGCCCTGCGGCAGGCGGAGAACCCGGTGCCGGTGCTGATCCTCACCGCGAAGAGCGGCGAGTGGGACGAGGCCGAGGCGCTGGACTGCGGGGCGGACGACTTCCTCCGCAAGCCCTTCTCGTACGTGGTGCTGGCCGCCCGGCTGCGCGCCCTGATCCGGCGGGGCGCGGCGGGCCGCTCCGCGGTGCTGGCGGTCGGCGACCTGACGGTGGACCCGGCGGCCCGGCGCTGCACCGTCGGCGGGACGGGACTGCGGCTGACCGCCAAGGAGTTCGGCGTCCTGGAGTGCCTGGCCCGGCGGCCCGGCCAGGCCGTCCCCAAGCCGGAGATCCTCGACTCGGTCTGGGACACCGCCTTCCGCGGCGACCTCAACATCGTCGAGGTGTACGTCGCCGCCCTGCGCCGCAAGCTCGCGGCCGCCCGGGCCCGCTGCGTGATCGAGACCGTCCGCGGCGTCGGCTACCGGCTGGTGCCCTGA
- a CDS encoding DUF2079 domain-containing protein — protein MLFRRWFPVLLPVVLFGAYGTVAVVRQQRMETSGFDLGIFEQGVRGYAGLGAPVSALKGSGFNLLGDHFSPVLAVLAPLYRLFPDARTLLLAQAALFALSALPVARLAVDRLGPVRGAAVGCGYGLSWGLWTAVEFDFHEIAFAVPLAAFAVEALARGRWRAAVGWALPLLLVKEDQGLLVAAVGAYVFARGRRALGAAAVLAAVGVTVLAVFLVIPAHNPDGLYTYAASGSWRGGDPLARLLLPGGKWRTVLVLLLPTAFLALRSPLVLLAVPPLAARFWSVDPAYWDTRQHYNAVLMPILFLALTDGLDRVRRRARPWSGPVAALVPVLVPVLALLLFPPAPAGSAPPRPVDARAVLATVPDGARVAAANRLAPQLTGRCTVSLFPYLTRPGRDAPWGRPTAEWVAVLDRPGDFPLPEAEMLRARAELADQGYREVAAGGGVAVYRWSPD, from the coding sequence ATGCTGTTCCGACGGTGGTTCCCAGTCCTGCTCCCGGTGGTCCTGTTCGGCGCCTACGGCACGGTGGCGGTGGTGCGCCAGCAGCGGATGGAGACCTCCGGCTTCGACCTGGGGATCTTCGAGCAGGGGGTGCGCGGCTACGCCGGGCTGGGCGCGCCGGTGTCCGCCCTGAAGGGCAGCGGGTTCAACCTGCTCGGCGACCACTTCAGCCCGGTGCTGGCCGTCCTCGCGCCGCTCTACCGGCTGTTCCCGGACGCCCGGACGCTGCTGCTCGCGCAGGCGGCGCTGTTCGCGCTGTCCGCGCTGCCGGTGGCCCGGCTGGCCGTGGACCGGCTCGGGCCGGTGCGCGGCGCCGCGGTGGGCTGCGGGTACGGGCTGTCCTGGGGGCTGTGGACGGCGGTGGAGTTCGACTTCCACGAGATCGCGTTCGCGGTGCCGCTCGCCGCCTTCGCCGTCGAGGCGCTGGCCCGCGGGCGGTGGCGGGCCGCGGTGGGGTGGGCGCTGCCGCTGCTGCTGGTCAAGGAGGACCAGGGCCTGCTGGTGGCGGCGGTCGGGGCGTACGTGTTCGCCCGCGGACGGCGGGCGCTGGGGGCGGCGGCGGTGCTCGCCGCGGTGGGCGTGACGGTGCTGGCGGTGTTCCTGGTCATCCCCGCGCACAACCCGGACGGCCTGTACACCTATGCGGCGAGCGGGAGTTGGCGGGGCGGCGACCCGCTGGCCCGGCTGCTGCTGCCGGGCGGGAAGTGGCGGACGGTGCTGGTGCTGCTGTTGCCGACCGCGTTCCTGGCGCTGCGCTCGCCGCTGGTGCTGCTCGCCGTTCCCCCGCTGGCGGCCCGCTTCTGGTCCGTCGACCCCGCCTACTGGGACACCCGGCAGCACTACAACGCGGTGCTGATGCCGATCCTGTTCCTGGCGCTGACCGACGGCCTGGACCGGGTGCGCCGCCGGGCGCGGCCGTGGTCCGGGCCGGTGGCGGCGCTGGTGCCGGTGCTGGTGCCGGTGCTGGCCCTGCTGCTGTTCCCCCCGGCCCCGGCCGGCTCCGCTCCCCCGCGGCCGGTGGACGCCCGGGCCGTGCTGGCGACCGTCCCGGACGGCGCCCGGGTCGCCGCCGCGAACCGGCTGGCGCCCCAACTGACCGGGCGCTGCACCGTCTCGCTGTTCCCCTACCTCACCCGCCCCGGCCGGGACGCGCCGTGGGGCCGCCCGACCGCGGAGTGGGTGGCGGTCCTGGACCGGCCGGGCGACTTCCCGCTCCCGGAGGCCGAGATGCTCCGGGCCCGCGCCGAACTGGCCGACCAGGGCTACCGCGAGGTGGCCGCCGGGGGCGGGGTCGCGGTGTACCGGTGGTCGCCCGACTGA
- a CDS encoding cell wall metabolism sensor histidine kinase WalK translates to MRWWGRVSVRVRAALGAAAASVLALSLATVWVGDAAYQQWMPNAEAKALREATLLDAAITPPETPDTEPTDPGAPPWIAWFGRLIEGGYQQSAYAIVLEDGSWAVHDRVDQGKSNYLPPLTNHVHGYADLLRIHLPDGVGYDISTPVGPNPTDRTVTFLRRTEPQRGRNLNALTGRTDLADQWVTTYIMVNPIEAKATRAKVRSILGWYVVPFGSLFVALVAWAVTGLALRPVEAIRRRMELIGAGAFHERVPVPAARDEIAGLAVTTNRTLDRLERSLVEQRRLVTDAAHELRTPVAVLRSTLEVAVAHPERADWREVVERSLADTTRLHRLTDDLLLLSRAEERPRQTATVAWDGLLSEQLAERAFGGERRIRVAELRPVTVPGTEQLLGRVVDNLLDNACRHAAERVTVALRVLDGRAVLTVADDGPGIPAADRERVFERFVRLDEARSRTDGGTGLGLSLVRGIAEGLGGSAEAVEPSAGTGAELVVRLPLDTSDPAPADNPAPDRAPAPDQSGDHRYTATPPPAATSR, encoded by the coding sequence GTGCGCTGGTGGGGGAGGGTCTCGGTACGGGTGCGGGCCGCGCTCGGCGCGGCGGCGGCCTCGGTGCTCGCCCTGTCGCTGGCCACCGTCTGGGTCGGCGACGCGGCCTACCAGCAGTGGATGCCGAACGCGGAGGCGAAGGCGCTGCGCGAGGCCACCCTGCTGGACGCCGCGATCACACCCCCGGAGACGCCCGACACCGAACCGACCGACCCCGGCGCCCCGCCCTGGATCGCGTGGTTCGGCCGCCTGATCGAGGGCGGGTACCAGCAGTCGGCGTACGCCATCGTGCTGGAGGACGGCAGCTGGGCCGTCCACGACCGGGTCGACCAGGGGAAGTCCAACTACCTCCCGCCGCTGACCAACCACGTGCACGGCTACGCCGACCTGCTGCGGATCCACCTGCCGGACGGCGTCGGCTACGACATCAGCACGCCGGTCGGCCCCAACCCCACCGACCGCACCGTCACCTTCCTGCGCCGCACCGAGCCGCAGCGCGGCCGGAACCTGAACGCGCTCACCGGCCGGACCGACCTGGCCGACCAGTGGGTCACCACCTACATCATGGTCAACCCGATCGAGGCGAAGGCCACCCGGGCCAAGGTCCGCTCCATCCTGGGCTGGTACGTGGTGCCGTTCGGGTCGCTGTTCGTGGCGCTGGTGGCCTGGGCGGTCACCGGGCTGGCGCTGCGACCGGTGGAGGCGATCCGCCGTCGGATGGAGCTGATCGGGGCGGGTGCCTTCCACGAGCGGGTGCCGGTCCCGGCGGCCCGGGACGAGATCGCCGGGCTGGCGGTGACCACCAACCGCACCCTCGACCGGCTGGAGCGCTCGCTGGTCGAGCAGCGCCGCCTGGTCACCGACGCCGCCCACGAACTGCGCACCCCCGTCGCCGTGCTGCGCAGCACGCTGGAGGTGGCGGTGGCGCACCCCGAGCGGGCCGACTGGCGCGAGGTGGTGGAGCGCAGCCTGGCCGACACCACCCGGCTGCACCGGCTCACCGACGACCTGCTGCTGCTCTCCCGCGCCGAGGAGCGGCCCCGCCAGACCGCCACCGTCGCATGGGACGGCCTGCTGTCCGAGCAACTCGCCGAACGGGCCTTCGGCGGCGAGCGGCGGATCCGGGTGGCCGAGCTGCGGCCCGTCACCGTCCCGGGCACCGAGCAGCTGCTCGGCCGGGTGGTCGACAACCTGCTGGACAACGCCTGCCGGCACGCCGCCGAGCGGGTCACGGTGGCGCTCCGGGTCCTTGACGGCCGGGCGGTGCTGACCGTCGCCGACGACGGTCCGGGCATTCCGGCCGCCGACCGGGAGCGGGTCTTCGAACGGTTCGTCCGGCTGGACGAGGCCAGGTCCAGGACGGACGGCGGCACGGGGCTGGGCCTGTCGCTGGTGCGGGGCATCGCCGAGGGGCTGGGCGGCTCGGCCGAGGCCGTCGAGCCGTCCGCTGGCACCGGCGCGGAACTGGTGGTCCGGCTGCCCCTCGACACGTCCGACCCGGCCCCGGCCGACAACCCGGCCCCGGACCGGGCCCCGGCCCCGGATCAGTCGGGCGACCACCGGTACACCGCGACCCCGCCCCCGGCGGCCACCTCGCGGTAG
- a CDS encoding LysR family transcriptional regulator: MAWLEVFRTAARLGSFTAAGERLGWTQSAISRQIASLEGELGVALFDRLPRGVCLTEHGRTLLPHAEALLERLDGTRRDLAALTGLATGRLRLGAFDSANAALVPAALAAFRAAHPAIAPTLTEGLSGHLLGLLADGSIDLAVVTAYPGHPYDTDLFELHRLVDDPVLVAVPRTHPLARRRRLRLAELAPEPWIAASRHPEATLLAACVRSGFHPRIEYEVAGWTAKLGLVAAGLGITLIPSLAARAARPDLALVPLHPDDTPVRHVHAVVRRGRLPAPAVAAFLPFLRAAAGS, translated from the coding sequence ATGGCTTGGCTGGAGGTCTTCCGCACCGCGGCCCGACTCGGCTCGTTCACCGCGGCGGGCGAGCGGCTGGGCTGGACGCAGTCCGCGATCTCGCGTCAGATCGCTTCACTGGAGGGCGAGTTGGGCGTCGCCCTGTTCGACCGGCTGCCCCGCGGAGTGTGCCTGACCGAGCACGGGCGGACGCTGCTGCCGCACGCCGAGGCGCTGCTGGAGCGGCTCGACGGCACCCGGCGCGACCTGGCCGCGCTCACCGGCCTGGCCACCGGCCGGCTCCGGCTCGGCGCCTTCGACAGCGCCAACGCCGCCCTCGTCCCGGCCGCGCTGGCCGCCTTCCGGGCCGCGCACCCGGCGATCGCGCCGACCCTCACCGAGGGCCTCTCCGGCCACCTGCTCGGCCTGCTCGCGGACGGCTCGATCGACCTCGCCGTGGTCACCGCCTACCCCGGACACCCGTACGACACCGACCTGTTCGAGCTGCACCGGCTGGTCGACGACCCCGTCCTGGTGGCCGTCCCGCGCACCCACCCGCTGGCCCGGCGCCGCCGCCTGCGGCTGGCCGAACTCGCCCCGGAACCCTGGATCGCTGCCAGCCGCCACCCCGAGGCCACCCTGCTCGCGGCCTGCGTCCGCAGCGGCTTCCACCCCCGGATCGAGTACGAGGTGGCCGGCTGGACGGCCAAACTCGGCCTGGTCGCCGCCGGGTTGGGCATCACGCTGATCCCCTCGCTGGCCGCCCGCGCGGCCCGCCCCGACCTCGCGCTCGTCCCGCTGCACCCGGACGACACCCCCGTCCGCCACGTCCACGCCGTCGTCCGCCGGGGCCGGCTGCCCGCCCCGGCCGTCGCCGCCTTCCTGCCCTTCCTCCGGGCCGCGGCCGGGAGTTGA